A region from the Pseudalkalibacillus hwajinpoensis genome encodes:
- the cwlD gene encoding N-acetylmuramoyl-L-alanine amidase CwlD: protein MKKWYKRFGVATGIIVLLFIINYKFAIDSSWDAWHLPLSGQVIVIDPGHGGADGGAVGDNVVEKDIALTISLKLRDYLQEAGALVIMTRETDTDLAADGTKGLSNRKAEDLRKRVELINEGSNDLFVSIHLNAIPSSKWSGAQTFYNPVNDESQAISRFIQAEIKRNLENTNRLAKNMDSVYLLREAEIPGALVEVGFLSNPTERELLNTETYQNKVAASIYQGIIRYTTNEPVPEE, encoded by the coding sequence ATGAAAAAGTGGTATAAGCGATTTGGCGTTGCCACTGGAATCATCGTGCTGTTATTTATTATTAATTACAAATTTGCTATTGATTCTTCTTGGGATGCCTGGCATCTTCCTTTATCAGGACAGGTCATTGTCATTGACCCTGGACATGGAGGGGCTGATGGAGGAGCTGTTGGTGATAACGTAGTTGAAAAAGATATTGCGTTAACGATCTCTCTTAAGTTAAGAGATTATCTCCAAGAAGCGGGAGCACTTGTTATTATGACACGTGAGACGGATACAGATTTAGCAGCAGATGGAACAAAGGGACTTAGCAATCGAAAAGCTGAAGATTTAAGAAAACGAGTTGAATTGATTAATGAGGGAAGTAACGATCTTTTTGTGAGTATTCATCTAAACGCGATTCCATCTTCTAAATGGAGTGGCGCTCAAACGTTTTATAATCCTGTTAATGATGAGAGTCAGGCCATATCTCGTTTTATTCAGGCTGAAATTAAGCGAAACCTGGAAAACACGAATCGACTGGCTAAAAACATGGATAGTGTATATTTACTAAGAGAGGCTGAAATTCCAGGAGCTCTTGTTGAAGTTGGTTTCCTTTCTAATCCAACTGAGAGGGAGTTACTAAATACTGAAACTTATCAAAATAAAGTCGCAGCCTCTATTTATCAGGGCATTATTCGATATACGACAAATGAGCCAGTACCGGAGGAATAA
- a CDS encoding Mrp/NBP35 family ATP-binding protein, which produces MLTKDQVVELLQKVQDPILHKSITIRDVKTKEGYVSVKVALAQTESAEQMKVQQEIVNTLKGEGAESVGLRFEQLADEELPEGTSANPDLPSLLSPESKTQFIAVASGKGGVGKSTVTVNLATSLARLGKKVGIIDADIYGFSVPDMMGIETRPKVENEKIYPVERFGVKVMSMAFFVEDNAPVIWRGPMLGKMLNNFFSEVDWGELDYLLLDLPPGTGDVALDVHTMLPASKEIIVTTPHATAAFVAARAGAMALKTKHEVLGVVENMSYFESKVTGEKEYVFGQGGGDKLASELTTDILGRLPLGQPDFNDEEFAPSVYQEDHPIGQQYLHIAQEILKRTAK; this is translated from the coding sequence ATGTTAACGAAAGATCAAGTCGTTGAATTACTACAAAAGGTGCAAGATCCTATTTTACATAAAAGTATCACGATTCGTGATGTGAAAACGAAAGAAGGCTATGTCAGTGTTAAGGTTGCTCTTGCTCAAACTGAATCAGCTGAGCAGATGAAGGTGCAGCAAGAAATCGTCAACACTTTAAAAGGCGAAGGGGCCGAATCTGTTGGATTGCGATTTGAACAGTTAGCGGATGAAGAGCTTCCTGAGGGAACGTCTGCTAATCCTGACCTCCCGTCGTTGCTTTCTCCAGAAAGTAAAACACAGTTTATCGCAGTGGCAAGTGGAAAAGGTGGCGTAGGTAAATCAACTGTTACCGTAAATCTTGCAACGTCACTTGCCCGTCTTGGAAAAAAGGTCGGCATTATCGATGCAGATATTTATGGATTTAGTGTACCGGATATGATGGGGATTGAAACAAGACCAAAAGTGGAAAACGAAAAAATCTATCCCGTTGAGCGGTTTGGCGTTAAAGTAATGTCTATGGCCTTTTTCGTAGAAGATAACGCTCCTGTTATTTGGCGTGGTCCTATGCTTGGGAAAATGCTGAACAACTTCTTTAGTGAAGTAGATTGGGGAGAGTTAGATTACCTGCTTCTAGATTTACCGCCAGGAACGGGAGATGTAGCACTTGATGTTCATACGATGCTTCCGGCTTCAAAAGAGATCATTGTGACCACTCCTCATGCCACAGCAGCTTTTGTAGCTGCGAGAGCGGGTGCTATGGCGCTTAAAACGAAACATGAAGTGCTTGGTGTTGTTGAAAACATGTCTTACTTTGAGAGTAAAGTAACAGGCGAGAAAGAATATGTGTTTGGTCAAGGTGGAGGCGATAAGTTAGCTTCCGAGTTAACAACTGACATTCTTGGTAGACTTCCTCTTGGGCAGCCAGATTTTAATGATGAAGAATTTGCACCTTCTGTTTATCAAGAAGATCATCCGATCGGACAGCAATATCTCCACATTGCACAAGAAATCTTAAAAAGAACAGCAAAATAA
- the gerD gene encoding spore germination lipoprotein GerD, with translation MSHGFKLLALGLTILLITGCASGSAEGSQANYEETKKMLVDLLKSDDGKKAIQEVMSDEEIKKQLVMEQPFVKETIQKVLTTEEGKAYWQEMLKDPAFVENFAKNIQSENEKLFKSLMDDPEYQEKMMDLLQDPVMEKHYLQLLESKQSRQQIKDLISETFESPLFHAKIQEMLTGITSEQLKSSESGNKKDENTDNTESDSGEGSNSGQK, from the coding sequence ATGAGTCATGGATTCAAACTGCTTGCTCTTGGATTAACCATTCTTTTAATAACCGGATGTGCCTCGGGTTCCGCTGAAGGATCTCAGGCTAATTACGAAGAAACGAAAAAGATGCTTGTCGATCTACTTAAATCAGATGATGGCAAGAAAGCAATTCAAGAAGTCATGTCAGATGAAGAAATAAAAAAACAACTTGTTATGGAACAGCCATTTGTGAAAGAAACCATACAAAAAGTACTAACAACTGAAGAAGGAAAAGCTTACTGGCAAGAAATGCTGAAAGATCCTGCGTTCGTTGAGAACTTTGCCAAGAACATTCAAAGTGAAAATGAGAAATTATTTAAATCACTGATGGATGATCCAGAATACCAGGAAAAAATGATGGATCTCTTGCAAGATCCGGTAATGGAAAAACATTATTTACAACTACTCGAAAGTAAACAATCGAGACAGCAAATTAAAGACCTTATATCCGAAACATTTGAAAGTCCGTTATTCCATGCCAAAATCCAGGAAATGTTAACTGGAATTACTTCTGAACAACTAAAATCATCTGAAAGCGGTAATAAGAAAGACGAAAACACAGACAATACCGAATCAGATAGTGGCGAAGGATCAAATTCTGGTCAGAAATAA
- a CDS encoding KinB-signaling pathway activation protein: MKTRNLVYLFFTTLLIGSTAGMLTGIVLDWSQYWTDLKNGEFVSFLIVILWLLGVSSIFSLISQMGFFAYLTIHRFGLGIFKSVKLWNTVQVVLIAVALFDLVYFRYAVFAEKGESILSYILTALFILIIGLVTAYIKQKETNKQAFIPALFFIVVVTILEWIPGLQSNDPKWLWLILVPLLVSNVWQLLSLHRLIRKEA; this comes from the coding sequence TTGAAAACAAGAAATCTTGTTTACTTATTTTTTACAACCCTTCTGATTGGATCAACAGCAGGTATGCTCACAGGGATTGTTTTAGATTGGTCACAGTATTGGACGGATCTGAAAAATGGAGAATTTGTTTCGTTCCTCATTGTGATACTCTGGTTACTGGGAGTATCTAGTATCTTTAGTTTGATTAGTCAGATGGGATTCTTTGCCTATTTAACAATTCATCGTTTTGGTCTTGGTATCTTTAAATCAGTAAAGCTTTGGAATACGGTACAAGTCGTACTTATTGCTGTCGCTCTATTCGATCTTGTCTACTTCCGCTACGCTGTTTTTGCTGAAAAAGGAGAGAGTATTCTAAGTTATATTTTGACCGCTCTTTTTATTTTGATTATTGGATTGGTAACAGCATATATTAAGCAAAAAGAAACGAATAAGCAGGCCTTTATTCCAGCTCTTTTCTTTATTGTTGTTGTAACCATTCTTGAGTGGATTCCTGGCCTGCAAAGTAATGATCCAAAGTGGCTCTGGCTTATTTTGGTTCCACTATTGGTGAGTAATGTATGGCAATTGCTATCACTTCATCGATTAATTCGAAAAGAAGCTTAA